The Hippoglossus stenolepis isolate QCI-W04-F060 chromosome 1, HSTE1.2, whole genome shotgun sequence DNA segment CTGACGTGTATTTCAACACTGGGTTCCCCATAACTTGTATTCCAGCATTATGTGAAATGTAGTGTAAATCTACAGTGTTTGTTGATAGTCCTTGGTCCACGTTCCCAGGATAATCTTGGATAGTCTCTTAATATGACTGATACATACTGTTGTGTGCAGGACTTACACTGAGAGGTCAACCTGACCAAACAAGTGAGAGAAGTCACAGTAGTCGATATAAAATAAGGTTTAATGTAGGTAAATGTTAATATGCAcaacaaatctttatttttcctcagcTGTTTTACAGTATCGTTGTATATACAACACTATCTATTATGGCCACAACATATCAAGTATTATTAGTACATTTCCGCTGCTGTTGTTTACCAGATCTACATGTGAGACAGTTCTTCCTCGagtgcctgtctgtctgcttatcagtgtatgtgtggagtctccctctctgtgaGCAACCACACACTGCTGGACACTGCCCCCCCTGTCTGTCCACAGATCAGCTGACTGTGCGCACACACCAGTGTCTTGAAATCACAACAGGAGACTTTGCTGCTGCAGTAAGACGAGTGTACATGACAGCCCAGAGTATATTCAGTGAGAATAACCGAGGCTGCGGAGTGACCGCACAGCGGACACGACTGGAGAGAGATAACAAAGACAGACTGAAATAAAGACCACTTCCTGTCACACTCACCTGCTGGAGCAGGAGTTCCTCTGTGTTCGGGTGTGGCCGCGGGTTGTTCGGAGACTCTCcggctctgctgcagctcttcacacTTTGTTTTGACCTCGAACTTGTTTGTGTCGGAGAGTCCTCCCTGCGTCCTGTGACGTCAGCACCGAGCCCCGCCCAACGGGGCTGCGTCACACCAGGCGTCAGCCAATCACACGCACCGAGCTGTGACGCATATGGACAAATATGTGACCGCGACGGATCACTTTATataatataactttatatattatgactttatttacTATCACTTTATACAATGTCACTTTATTTAATCATACGTGTGTGAACATGGCTGAATATTGTCAGAAACTGTCATCGAGCTTATAAACAAAACctatttttataaaatctatTTCCTGTCGTGGACTAATGTTTTCCAAGCCTCTGTTCAGTGACATATAAGTCTATAACATGTATATGTTAATGTATGTGACACGTCAAATGTCTCAGTCAATCAGGAAGTGTAAAAACTATTTAGCTTTTtgaatatgttgtgtttttgtgcttttccttCAGCGTATACATGCGCAGTACACGCACCTGGCGCTAGGAGGCGCAAAGCAAAGAGGTGGAGGACTATCAGATATTTGAACTATGTCTGAGGATaataatgttgttgtttattataAGATTATTCATAAAGGCAGCATAAGACCATAAATACCCCGAGTTGTAGGCTACAAACTGTTATAATAATGagttcagcactactgtaaaaatgttccaaatcacaaaaaacagttaaatgtgattatttatttatttggtaaCGCAGTTCCTctaatgtgaatgtgtgaatgtcaTCATAGCCACTGACTCAAGTCATGGAATAATGATCATGGATCTTACAGGTACTGAAGCTGCCTTCATGACCATGGCCACGGGGTGTCGCTGTGGGGCGTGAGCCTGTCAGATCAGAGAGTTTGGATTTATGCTGCCGTGTTCTCAAAAAACATCCTAGAATTGTAtaatatttaaatctaaaacctaaaataaataaataattaacatgAATATCAACCTATATCTTTCCCTATATCtgaaatcaacaacaaaaacagtcaaaactatagactgtatataaacctttaaaacctttttttaacaatttcacTTTACATTCGCTAAAGGtggaataaaaaatgtaacctTAAGAGAGCCTTTGCGGAATGTCCCCTACAGTTTCACAAAATCACCTTCAGAGAACATTCCTAGAATGTCCTGTAATGTTCTCTATAGAAGTGACCTTAGGAGAACTTTTACCTGACGGTTATCTGTCTGCTGGGTTGAATCAGTACGCTTATGATAGTTGGCAAACATGCAGCTTGTATTCAGGGGCGGACTGGGACAATAATTCAGGCCGGGAACTCGACTCGTTTCCAGGCCACACTTCAAGCAAAGGACCAGACCTCTAATTTTGAGGTGAGGTGGTGAACCATcattgtgaagtgaaattagCCTGTGGAAACAGGTCGTTTCTCAATGAGAGTCTGTTCTTTTGTTGCTTGAATtaagtttttcttcattataaagtttattcacacagtggtaatgagaaatcaaaatagttttgtgtgacttctttaaaatgaaacatttatttagaaaaatatcacTATGCATCAAGAACATTAAAGTCTAACAattggaaaacacacaagacattgTCTTTGTGCTCCACAGGCTCATGGGTCAGGTGCCTCGGAGGAGCCTCAGCAGTGCTCACctagagaggaggaagaggaggaagaggaagaggaagacacaCCTCCCATTCCAGGCTCAGGAAGCAAGttgagagggagtgagagagggagagagagcaaaggatCAGTGTTTCTGATGGAGAAGAAGACGTCGGCCGTCCGTCCCAGTGGAACGTGCAACAAGTGTTTTCTTACATCAACTCTCTGCCAGGTACTGATGTGGCTTCAGCACTACTTTGTCACTGAGGATATTGAAAATGGCTGGTTGTTaaaatgttcttgtgttttgtctattttgCATGCATTTCATTCAACTGCAGTGCGTTGAGGTTTCAAGTCTCTcgttatttgttttattttcaagaaaaatatataaattagtTGAGGGATATAATTGTTAGTTGTAGCTTTAATAAATCAAGTcagatatatgtgtgtgtgtatatatttaattatatatgtaATAGGAGCATTAGGGGCTGTAAACCCCAAACTGGTCTTTCGTCAAGAATGTGAAATgtcaatatttcacaaagacatAGATTTAATATTAACAGGAACATaaagttaagtgtgtgtgtacaatgttTGATAAAGCAATGTTATCTGTGCAATACTGTAGCTTTAGGATGCTGTGCACTGAGCTTCTGCTACAACACCTACATATAGAATATAGCAGGTCAGACACACTCCTGGTCAGAAGGTGGCGCTAATGCACCGGGAGGTTGTAGCCAAACTGTAAAGAAAGGGAGGACGAAGAAGTCCGGTCATCGGAGCAGATCCATGTGTAGATCAAACTCTGAAGTTGGATAGTTCAGCAGACTGAAGGTAACAAACTCATGTTTCACACCAACTTTATTAGACTTACACTGGAGGGGATGTTAGAGCTAATGTGCTCAGCGCGTTGATCCGTTTTCAAACCGAGCGGGAACTTGATATTGACGTTTAGTCAAATCATCGTTGTTTACCACTGTCCTGAGCTCATAGTGTCAGTAATAGGACTGTACACTAGCTCGTGTACTGTATCAGACACGGTTTAAACCACACTGCGAAGCTCTCTGACGAGCCTCCATCCAGAAGATAGTTGATTTAATAATACAAAAGCTGTGTACactgtgtattttaataattcaacttttcttttacGCTGTATGggaaagtaaaagtgaaagCATTTGTTCTTGTCGTGTAGCCTCCGGTGTGCTGCACCTTTTACTTTTTCCTCGACAACATTCcagtttattatattatattatattatattgtattgtattgtattgtattgtattattatgACCCTCATGTTGGGAGGATTCATCACAGGACTGTAGTTAATTGTAGTTGAGCTCAACTTCATCAGTATGAAGTCAGCTGCATTAGAAAATACAGTATGGGCAAACCTAAGTTAGAGAACTGTGGAAGAAAAAACTACCACCGCTGCTTATATGACCAGGTTCACGTCAATGTATTCTTATCATTTCTTTCATTGCAAATTGTTTTGGGGAATTTCACCACTCTCAAACAATTACAGTTAAGGTGGGTTTAGCATTAGCACCAGTATGTCACTGtaactttattctcattcaTATTCATCCCTGTTAACATTTCACCTCATTATACTTCTGTCCCTGTCTAAGGAAATCTACTAAGTGAAGCTGTAGAGAAGTTATACAAGACACTAGGTGTGTAGAGTTACAGGCTGAATTATATTAGCTATATTTTAATactgttcattttcttttagtGATGATGTTAAGTTAGGAAGATGCTGTATCCTAACACTGTCTTGTCAATGGTCTCGTCTGAGCCACGGCTTACAGCTGGGCTCCTTCTCACTCTTAAAGAAGACACCACAGTAGAGTTGACCCTCTGCCTTCCTGTCTTTCCAGTGCCTCAACACAGAGATGCCTCCCCACATGAATGACGTCATGCGTCTGTGCTGTGAAATATCAGCACACGACCAGATCAAGGTCGCGGTGAAAAACTCCACCAAAGGAGCGATGGTGGCAGGAGGGAGTGCCTTCGTAGGTGGGCTGCTCGGTGGACCTGCTGGGATCGCTGTGGGTAAGAACAAAAACACCAGACCCGAttactgtgtttgtgatgtCATTATATAACAGCTGGTCCACATGTCGCCCACACCGAAGCCGTTTTCAGTCAGGACCACCAAAAGGAATTCTGCAGAACTGGGTCCGCACATTCTGCAGagttttgcctttcacacatgcacaatgcagcaggagattctccaccCAGGCTCATTCACATGCACAGGAATCACAGGAGCATTCAGGTGaagggtggagcagcaggcagagacattttgtttacagcacatcaacaccggtgTCGGCTTAATGACGGGAAGCCCTCTTGACATCTGCATCAGTGTCTTCCACGTGCATGGCACCGCTGTTTCATGtggagatatttatattctcaatgggttttgtttttatttttgcatccgTCGCGTGGAAAAAGCATAATCAACCCCCCACTagctcgcagtgaatcctgtggaggtTCTCCTGTTCTGTTCTGTGTCTTTAATTCCTGATCATACAGAGCAATCAATTTAAAGATGTCACCATGGGCTCATGATTTGGAATGGTCacttttcaccatgtttttgtGTCCTGTCAGACTGAGATACTGAGTTGCTGCAGTAGTTAGTGTTATCTCTGTCATATCGCAACCAGACACACCCTGATTACATAACTTTCCCACTGGTCACACAGTCTATCAAATTTTCATAAAACCCATTTGGTTCATTTTCAACCGTCAACAGTAGCACCCACTTTCATTGAATAGAATAGAGAAAACTCCACTAATAAATGAACTTGTttagtttaaccataaacttaatTATGAATaactattaataaaaataagacacaaatacaactaaatCTATAGAACTTGAAGTAAGGAATTACATACACATAGGATCTTAACATAAATGCatatattttctgcattgtttattctgtataaTACGTTTTTATATTGGCCAACATAAACTCCGATACTAATAAGTCTTTAAAGGGCTGATATTGATTTTATCAGCCAACTGATGGATCAGTTTGGCTCTAAACCTATAACTGACCCTGTATCCACTTCCTCCTCGTCGTTGTGTCTCTGCCAGGCGGAGCAGTTGGTGGTCTCTTGGGCAGCTGGCTGACCAGCGGCCAGTTCAGGCCTCTACCTGAGATCCTGATGGAGCTGCCACAAAACCAGAAACAGAAGCTCTATACTGACATTGTGGCCATCGTGGGCAGCCTGGAATGGACAGACGTAGCCCAGCTCATCGCTCTTGTGATGGGCAACGCCactctccagcagcaggtcacCGCTGCGCTGCTCAACTATGTTACAAAGGAACTCAGAGCAGATGTGCGTTATCGGGACTGAGTCGTTCTCACAAATGGACTTCCCCAGGTTTTCTAGTTAGACCTGACAAACAGCCAGAACaatgtatacatatatgtagacaatgtatttatgtttctggCTGTTTAAACGTTCATGATTGTGTCAAATTAGGTTGTTAGCCTTCACTATCCTCAGAGTGCTGACCCCAACAACAAAGAAACCCTTCTCCCTCATGTGGGAACTGTCTTCGAGAGCTGGTGATTCAAGTCGATTGTCTTTGTAGAGGCCGAAGTGGACATAATAATAGAAACACCTCTCTACATACAATAAGGGAAACAGAGACACCTCTCTGTAATGCAACACAAACTTCATCCTCCAAACTGATCATACAGTTGAATCAACATGTCTctaaaacagttttaatgaaAACCTTCACAGAGGGAGCCCTGCAAATGTCTCATTAACAGCAGGTGGACTGAGGGTCTATGGCACAGCCTCTTGTGTGGCACTGGTTTAGATGAATAAACAAGTTGAATAAGCTTGTCCAAAATTCCGTAAATGTTGATAATGCTTCAAATTTCATTTTAAGGTTAAGATGCCGTTTCACCGTTTTCCAAGGTTGAAATGTCTGCAGGGAGGATTTCCTGTGGGTCTATTGAATTAGACTGCATTCGTTTTAGCCAATAAACTTTCGTTTTACAATGTCACCTTGGCATTTTCCGTGGAGACTAGACTATGAGCAATATCATGTGCAgggctctgctgctgttgtacaTTTTCATGTAAATGTGCCTTAACTGACACACACCTCTGTAACCTCTAAGATATTGAGCCCAGGTAATTTATTCTGGATTACAATGTTGTGTTATAAATCACACACTCTGTATCAGGGTGTGGTTAATAGTTTTCCtgatttttacatttgcaaCCATCAAAGAACCCCATCAGGGAGGCGTCTGATTGGTCAACGAGCCCTAACATTCAGCCAGAGGCTTAAAGAACTAAGTGTCCTCAGAAAACGAGGGGTCCTGCACAGTCGGAGTGAGATCACATGAAGGGACTCCAGGTGGATTTGAACAAACGACCTTCTACCTTGTGCCAAAGTCTACCAAGAAGAACTGGTGTTGTTTTAACGACAGAAGGTGCAAACACCAAGtattgatttgatttagttttttatatatatttgtatgaaatgattgatcatttaaaaagatcatggccttattttttaaaaccattgcttatgtttcaataaaataaacatgggATTCTATCATGCCTTGGACTGACTATTTACAATACTCACAACACACGTTTGGCCCCAACTCTAGAAGTCATATCTTATcgtgaaaaaatacattaaagacCTGTTGTAAAATGTCTTCAAAGTCCCCACTACATACACTTGTAATGTCACTGGTTTTCTACCTTCCACCTTTGTAACACTCAGGAAATTAACACAGGATCATATTTATCTCTGCaaaggaggttacgttttcacccctgtctgatTGTTAgattgtttgtaagcaagataacactaaaacaactgaaaggatttccatgaaacctggtggaaggatgtggtttgagtcagagaagaaatcatttaattctggggcagatccaggaagttGTTTTCTCTCGATCTCTTCAATGTCTGCGAGAtaggacattttcaccaatttctgagagaataactcatggatcaggatgaaaaaaatttgacattttgagaggactgattttttatgtgtgtgaaatttggtgcagcttggtcGAATTTaaagtgactgttgggccttggtgaagaTATGCGCACTACAGAGACCCAGTCTAATTTTCACATAGAATCACACTTTTTACTGTCTCTGCTTATACAGGCTCCAAATGAAAACTTTTAGTCAAAAGCACAGGGAGGTGGGGAAgaggtaaaaacacaatttcaagCATTTGTTATTTcaacaatatgtattttttgtattccACATCTGTTGCTACATTAGATCTTTGACATCAACAACACATCAACGTCCCATTAAACAAGTCCCATTAAACAACTGTTCAGTACATCTGATGTAAAACAAAGTGGCGCTCAGGTTTTGTCATCAAGTCCAGAGGAAATATATTCTGTTTTACTTGAAGTTGCCTGGATCCTCTGATAGAGGTTGAAGAGTGAGCACTGAATAAAGCTGTAGTGACAATATTTAGGGACAGGATAAGGAAAAAGATTCAGTGGACCTTCAATACCTCAATGAACAGAGATGAAGTGTAGCGTCTGTACTGCTGCAAGTTTCAGGTGATGTGGACGTCCTGACAGTGAATACACACTGATGTGTGAAATAAGTTCATGCTTTTTTACTAGCGTGTGCAGCAGTTTATGTTCATTGAACcttgatgattttttttcttccttatATCtgggtttatctgcagtgagaCACATGAAAGAAGTCGTGCGTGTGATATGTGCTGTTCTTTGAAATGACGCTCATATGGTGCGGGTTTACATTTAGTTGTGTGAGAAAAGCTACATTTATACAAagctcacacatacacacttctCATGGGGATATAATTAAAGTAGAaatcaataacaaaaaacaaactatgTGACATTGCTATGGGTTGAACATTAAATGGAAAGTGAATCATAAGGATGGGATTAAATCATCACCTCACTTTATATGTTGTATCTTTTTTTAGCAATCAATACAGGATAGGGAGTAGAAAAATCAACTGAGTGGTGCCACCActtctttatatacattcaTGTCTATGTCAGAATCTTCCAAAGCAGAACAAACATctgcactcactcactccagGACTTGAACTTGATTACTCATAAGTCATAGGTTTCAAgtaaagtgttttaaatgagTCATATTGAccatattatataattatagtgtagtaaatgtttatttccataAAAAGGTAAGTAATATGATTacacttgtgtttatttgtaaaaacatcttttgtATGAGGATACTGAAGAGCAACACCACATCCAGCACATTCCTGTCAGGCATAGGAGCCCTTGTTAggaggcacagagagagacactgaggtCTACAGCTGAAATGGCAACGGATCCAAAACAATGAGTGGCTAAAGCATCAGATTCACTCAGTACATGCTGATGTTATTGATTAGGCCCAAAGATCTACAGCACAGTTTAACATAACCTCATGCTACACGTCAacaatcaaattttttttttgtgatcacTAATTGATCAAATCCATACGTTTTCATTATATCACTAAAGTTGTGCGTAGGACTTGATCTGGACCATGGTAAAAAGCAGAGGTCTGGTTTAGCACGTGTCTGTACTGTTTAGTCAGTACAATACACTGACCCACACATGAGTATACTGCACACCAATATGACAAGACACAGGTTCTGCTGCTTTGAACATGCATTCACTGAATTGTTGTGCCATGTGCagaaaacaagctgtaaacagaACATTGAATTAGCACCTCAGATTATAACAAGCAGCATAATTACACATGTAGCAAACTCTGACTATGATCAGCGTTTATTTAGGTGTGTTACTGAAACACTGCGTTTCATTTGGTGCTGGTGGGCAGGTCGTGTGCAGCGGTCTGATCTCAGCTCTGGTGCTGACTCTGAGCAGAGCGTTCAGTCTGAGCCACAACAGTTCAGTTGCAGGTGTAAAACCAGAATAAAgaatttaaagatgaaaataaaacaaacgtAATACTTCAGAGGAGAATCAGTCAGGTGCtaattctgtgtgtttgtctcacaaCACCTTTCACACTAAACACAAGCGCTATAATACAGGAAACAGACTAGAAAGAACATTGTCAAGTGGTCACTAGCAATTACACTTTCTTCTAATCATTGCAAACTAATCATTTCACCCCTTGCTACACATCAGAACTCCCCAACCTTCCACATTTGTGctgaacaggaaacacaaagtgaaaccGGACCACCTGACAAGACACGAGTGAATACACGTTATAGGCCCATAGTCACAGTAAAGCTCTTCAGGTCCAGATAAGATAACTTCTATAGGTGACTTGTTTAACCATGGACAAAAAATAGATGGACATTTTGGTTTATGATCTTTTCACTTACATGCTGAGAGTGAGATCTCACTCTCCTTTCACTCtctgagaaagaaatgaagctACAGTCAGAGGATGATTACTTTAGCAttacagacaggaaacaggcgAAAGCAGCTTTACTCGCCGAGTCCAATGGTGAAAAACAA contains these protein-coding regions:
- the LOC118119817 gene encoding protein C19orf12 homolog, whose amino-acid sequence is MPPHMNDVMRLCCEISAHDQIKVAVKNSTKGAMVAGGSAFVGGLLGGPAGIAVGGAVGGLLGSWLTSGQFRPLPEILMELPQNQKQKLYTDIVAIVGSLEWTDVAQLIALVMGNATLQQQVTAALLNYVTKELRADVRYRD